The genomic DNA TTGCATTGGCTGGACTCGTTTTATCTCGTTTGGATCACAGAGTGGTGCGTGTTTCGGTATCTCTCCTTATCTTGTGTGTTTCTTAGAGCCTGGGAGGTTGCCACAGGCAGCACAGACGGAAACCTAATGAACCTTCCTCTTTTATTGACCCTACAGTCTCACTCCCTTTTGAGTTATCCCTCCCTCGGGTTGTCTTACATTCCTTTTTATCCCTTGTATACCAATACGTGACTCTTCATTTAATCATTGATCTTTATTAATGTTCCTGCACAGCCTGTCTGTTCCTCTTCTGCATTTATCGTGCATCTGTTGTTCACCACTAGTTTGTGACTTGTGCCCGTCGAGCCTGCTCGGCCACTTGTCCTTAAACACTGGTTtattcatgtgtgtctgtgttgctcAGTGTGGTTGAGCTGCACAGAAGAAGCTTGCTAGTTTGTATAAGTGTGGTCTCTCTCAGGCTTATATTGATATCTGTAATGATCTGTGAGTCCTTAACGACATAGAGACATTTAACAAGTAAACCAGACTAAGACGGAAGACAAACATCTGGCTAATAACATAATTACACTCTATCGTGTTCTCCCAGGGCAATTAGTTTTCTATTTTCTCCCACCAGTTGCTTGCGCCTGTCTGCACTGTATCAAAATAGAGCATAGAAAGGTTTGAGACTGTGTTACTCACcagtatgtgttgtgtgtatctAGGGTCGGGTTCCACTACTGGTACTGgtaccttttttttgtgtttttttaactttttttttgtttactttttctgtaataaaaatgtgctttcagttgTAGAAAATCAGTGCAAACATCtccaatttaacatttatttagaacatttagtttaaggtaaaataaacaataataaaaatgatattaaaccAGGTAGAATAAGTTGTTTAGGCTATCTGTTGGAGATGCACTGAGAGCCtgttgtctgcagctcttcatcaaacatgataatcactgtggctgtttccgCTTGTATTGTTCCTCTCTGCAGTATTTTTAACTGATCCGCTGAACAAATAGCTCCAGATCTTGTTTGTGTCGACCTGCTTTAATTGAAGAATAGGATCGCTAATGAAGCTCCGCTAACAAAGCCATAATCGCATTTTATGGCAGAAGCAGGAAATATTTTCATCCACAGTAACTTAACACGGCTCCAATGAACCTCAAAGCAACCAGGAAATAGTAAATGACATCCAAAAGTACGAACTGGAACACAGGAGAGAAATTTCAGTCGCTtgtctgttgatttaaaaaaaaaaatgcccttACGGAAtcttatcaatatttatttgaattcacAACACAACCTGCTCTCAAAGTACTGAAATTTGATCGACCACTTCATCTAATGTAAATCGGTACTCAGTAGTACCGAAGCATTTCAGTTGGTAACCTTAAAAGTACAGAGTTTGGTACCCAACCCTGTGTCTATCCTTGATGGCCTAGCATCTACATTATTTACATCAACATTATCTACATccataaaatatttgcaaagcgaatctttttttttaacattctgaAACTTGCATTGCTCACATCCATGTTTGTTTGCTGGAAGCCTTCTTGACTGCTTTCGTTGACTCAtttaggactgcaactaacttacttaactaactaactaacgaTTAATCAATTGGTACTTTggtcaataaaaaatatgacaaatgttGATTATCATATCCCAAAGTccaagatgcaacctaaaatgtatTGTCCTGTCTACAACCATAAGGTATTTATTAGTCAATCATAAAGGACTAAAGAAATCACAAAATACCCACATTTAAGAGTTAGAACGAGGGGGATGTCTGTATTTTATCTTAAAACCTGACTCAATGCGttaaactgatttattaaaatatgggcgattgtttaatttattaatccactaatcattgcagctgtagATTCATCACTGGAATTTCTTGGTGCGTTACTGTCACCTGAAGATGACTGGGGGGGAAAGTGACACTCCCActgaaattactgtaaaaatatatttaaatgtatggaTTAACAGCAACTTTTTACCAGAGTGTCCACCCAGTGCTTCGTTGTCTGTGTCGTCGCAGTAGCTTCTCTGCTTGCTGCAGAGGCAGGAGGCAAATATATCACTAAGGTAGGCGGCATGGCAGGCAGCCGCCGATTTTTAGTCTTCAAATATCTTTTTCTGGATACAGATGATACAGATGATACAGATGACATGCCCCAGACGCCAGCATGGATAAAGTTGATGGGTTAAAAGTGACTCTGTAGGAGGAGAGTCCGTCCTCTTATAAGACTGACTCATCCACTCTCTTATCACAGcctttattttgttattcagCGAGCCtgccatttaaaaacacacacatgctgcctTTAGATATCGCTGTCCTCCTTGTTGTCTTCACCACATGAAAGTACAGAACAACAGACCGCCACAAAGGACTAATTTCTCTAAATGGAAGCTATTCTGCTTTATAATCCTTCCCCATTTCATgagtcaccccccccccccccccctctgtcaTTTCTGTCATTGGTACAGTCCATAAATAGACACCTGGCTGCCATGCaccaaaataatagaaaataaaacattcagatGTGTGAAAGACACATTATAAAGCAAGGCAGAGGGAAAAGTGATGTGTGGGAGGTTGAGTTTGAGGGACAGAGGGAGcgaaagcagaggaagaggaaagagagagactaaAATCAAccataaatgtgatttttgtatttgtatttgacaCAGGTTGATCACCTGGGTCACGCCCTTTCAAAATGTTCTGGATGAATTCCTGCGAGTATAATGTAGATCAACGAGATGAACATCAACCAGAAAGATATTGTGTTGgtgttgaagaaaaagaaaagattgaaAGATGTATGATCTTTTTACATCTGGAAtctcatttcttttcattttctctctcgctccctccccctccctctgccTCAGTTACCAGACTTACCAAACATGgacttcatttttcattcaacgGCCAATTTAGCCTTGTGCTTTCTTTCAGTTTCCAGAGTCCAGACATAACAGAGCGTAGACACGACATACCCCACAGTGAAAATAGGCAGCTATTTGAAAACAGATAATCCACCAGGGATACATGGAGAATAGATGCTGTGTTCTCCTCCTCACCAGGAAGAATTGGTCTCTGGTGCAAGACACTGCAGTATTGGTTGAGATGAAACCTGTCCATGAGAAAATTAGGAGTGATACTacagaatattttaattttaacttattctgtctgtttgttttaaataaatcatgaatgtTTGATCTGTGAAATGACATCCTGACAAAATGGCAGTTACATTTTCCCAAGAGCCCAAGGTAACGTCTGCAGTTTCAAGTCCAAACCCAAAAAgctatttaatttataatgatgAACGAcaagtgaaaatgagaaaatcttgacatttgagaagctgctcTAGCGGCATGTCTCTAGGAATAACAATGCCAGTCGGTTGGTTGGTGctccactttggtccagactgaaatactCGAATAAGTCgattacaaaaaaaagcagtaggagatgaggagaggatcaggttgacctcaggtctatacactgaaagcctgaggtagaaggagcagggaatctagtGCGCTTAatttgtatggtagcctaatgatgcaaaaatgcAAATCCGTCACactaaaagaaaataagttAATGCATTTGTTTCAGAAGGCACCGAAGTTAAATGCACTGAATGCAATAAAtgggtttagttttgattttaaaaaggaatgtccgggaataaaacccaattggttgttcattttcagagacctgttttttgtcctttttctcatttttactaCTGCTATTTAATAaggcaaaataatttatttgattacttgattaatcaatgaaatAATCGATTACAAAAATAATCGATAGCTGCAGCCCTAACGGAGATTCATGGTAGCCAGAGGATGTATCCTCCTCATTTTGGTGATCCCGGATTTTCTTGTTGCACTGAAATGTCTCTGCAAGTACAGATGGATATCTATTATATTTTGTACACAAATCTATGTGCCCCTCTGGAGAAATTGTTCTAACGTTGGGGATCCCTTAAGTTTTCCACTAGCACTTTCACGAAATCACACTTATGACTAAAACCGACCTCAACTGAGAAGGCCAATGTTGTAAACCTTAAACTTAAGGTTAACAACTAAATATCAGAATGATATCATCGCCTTTGGGAGCATTTTGCCAATGCTATATTCAGTAAAGACTCAGAGCAACACAAGCATGACTAAACTCTTAATCTTGTTAAATTAGCTATAAACTCATTTGTCAGTTGCtcttaattgactaattgtttcaggaCAAGGGAAGTCTAATTGATTAGAGAGTGGCGGGTATGCTTTTTGTGTAATGGatgattgatgattttttttttttttaattgatcatTGTGATTAGCAACTTTTAGCTACAGACAGAATCCCCATATTCACGTCACTAGGAAGGAAGACAGGCACAGTATAAGTAGTTATGGCTTAcaattacaaacacacaaacagatctTATCCTTTGGACtacatgtacagtaccagtcaaaagtttggacacactttctcattgatgtgaatgggaaagtgtgtccaaacctttgactggtactgtatattattttagTAGAAGATTTAAAGCAGAGAGACCATGACAGCCATCCAAACAAATGCTGCTCTGTGTCCTGATGTGGTTACACATCCcttgatgattatttttcagTCTCGTTTTTCCGATTCTATTGGCTGCTTTCTCCGTTCTTCTGGTGTGACTTCAGGACAGCAGCGTCAGATAGAAACCAGCAGGTGCTTcattaaaacagagaaagagatagagggagagagagaatcaaaatgacagtgagacagaaagaaCCACTACAGAGAATAAGTAAGAGAGGAGGAGCTCATACAATAGATGACATTGGAGGTTTAATAGAAAAGGAGTTACATTCATCCCAAGTTCAGTGCCTAGGAGGGGATGCAGACAGTGGAAGGGTTGTGATGGATagcaaggggggaaaaagagggaTAGAAGCTGAGCATTTATTTTGCCATGAGTTAGTAACGGTGGTCTAAAGCAggtaaaagccttttttttctgtccgtCTCTAAAGACCTCCTTACTGTACAGTCTGTTCATCAAGCCTCTAAATTCTGCtgtgccacttttttttttcttttgtcttttctgtcaGCGGTGAAGCCAGCCATTCTTTTCTGTGTGGGTGATTTGCGATTTGTGAGTCAGAGTTGAGAGAAGGTTAGGTACTTGCTGCAGAGGTGTGTGTCTGGAGAGGACTGAGagggaaacaggaagagaaggagaaaaggaaggagggactttttggggtttttgttttttgtttggagCTGAAGTGTTGAATCGATGCCTGGACCGTGTACATTCTCTATCCACTACCGTCATAGCATTGTATGCTGTTTTTAATAGAATATGTTTATCAAGATATCAAATAATGGAGCGTTGACAAACACTGAATGAGCTTTTTTCAAGCTGAGATTGCCtgtacgtgtttgtgtgtgtgtgtgtgtccttgtccGTGTCCAAATGCACTGCATATTTGCAATGTGTCAATAATtatgcacagtgtgtgtttaacagttcattttctctctctaggTAGAGGTGACTCCACTGCAGATGAGGGAACATGTTGGCTATGGACCAAGGAGTGGTGGAAGACTGGTTGTCAGAATTTAAGGTATcactcaagtgtgtgtgtccacaatCAGCATGCAGTATATTTTCTGCTGCTCACTATTGGCAACATTTCTTCAcgcacataaacaaacaaacaaacaaacacactcagtgtttctctgaagTGCTCAGCACACAGAGAATTGCACGCTCCCACTCAAAGATGAGCACTCACCAATACGTGACCGCTACTGAAGCCTTCGAGGCTTTATGAGATGTAAAATTGAAAGGGCAGATGAGGTTTTCCTTTGTGAGCATTTGTCATACCCTCTCAGTGAGGATGACCTCTAAATGCAGCCAGATCAATGTGACTGACTACTTCTTTAGAAACTAGCACTCTCTCACTGCAATTTTAGACGCTGTCAAACAGCAGTCAGCCTGCACtcacagcagcaaacacaaTGTGCTCATTTGCTATGTTTTTCTTGACAGTTCCTTCTTGATGGGAAGTTTGTCTCATTCATTGGTAACTATAataatgtgtgtacatgttgcctttttttaaatgggaaCTGTATATCCTGGACACAGCATCCAAAATGAACACCTGCCAAGTGCCAAAGACATGTAGATTTTCCATTTGGCAAGTAAATCTCAAGAGGCTTTCCGCCACACTGGCGGGTAAGTGTTTGTACCAAATAgtcatgtaataaaatatctggCATGATGACTCAGAGGAAATTATTCATGTGTTGTTATGCATGTCTAAACAGTGCCACGAAACTGAAGGAGCACTCGAGACAGTCTGAGACCGTTTAGAGGGCTCCTAGTTTTCAGTGGACAGTACTGCTCTCCACTAAACTGCCTCTTGCTGCTGGTCTGCTGCTATCTACCATTAATTAAATAGCTATTATGTGGCGACATTTACAAGGAGTAAGCCAACCTTTAAAACgaaaacaaactgacaaaaaaaaggacgaagcacattacatttttttaaaagtcttatGTGAAATTGAGGTTTGAGCTAAAGGAATGGCTACAGTATTATGCTGAGGTGATGAGTTGTTCCtatgtgtctgtatttaagAATAATACCTTATTATCTCAATGAAATGCACTGAAATTAATGTGTACGTGATATAAAAAGGCCAAGTATTAAATTAGTTATTAGTTttagttattagttattattaaaaatatgatcCTAGCATCTTCCAATCCACTCAGCAGGTTTACATTATGTGAATCATTGGGCTATAAATCTGCACAGATTAAAATCACTAAATGTTAAAACAATTactaaaacaaatgttaaactattcagttgtgaatttcatgctgtgtgttcatttttaGAATAATGGTAAGACCACCACCCCAAAATACTctttacttttaataataatttctgtctGATGGAATTAAAATTGTTCTGATTAAAACTAGATCTATTCCCTCTCCCTTATTAAAGTTTCCATGTCACACTTGTGTATGTTGCACATTGAACCACATTTGGCTCCAGcttagttgtgatgtcatagtTCTTGCTTGTTGGTGCATGCCTTAAATTGAGAccaaggtgagcacagagattaatcagatgaaagtgaaaacagtttTCTAGTGAAGGAGCAAGAAAAtctgacattgtgtgtgtgtgtgtgtgtgtgtgtgtgtgtgtgtgtgtgtgtgtgttacagaccCTCCCTGACAGTGCTGTGTCAAACTATGCCACCTCACTGAAAGACAAAGGGGTCCTGGTCCCTGCACTCTACAAGGTCATCAGAGAGAACTACAGTGATGTACGGACTCACATTTCTCAATATTTTTACTAGTGCAGAGACTAAAAGAACACAGACTTAAACCAATCATTGAATTAATGTTTTCTAGTCATGTTGTAATGTAACCGTGTCTGTGCTGTTTTCTGTCCTCCTCAGTTGCTGGAGCCAGTGTGTCACCAGTTGTTTGAGTTTTACCGGAGCGGTGAGCCACAGCTGCAGCGTTTCACGCTACAGTTCCTGCCTGAGCTCCTGTGGAGCCTCCTGTCCGTCAGCGCAGCCAGGGACCCGCACACCTCAGGCTGCATTGAGGCCCTGCTGCTGGGCATTTATAACTTGGTAGGAGAGAGGATGGAGGcagtaatatatgtgtgtgtttctatgtaaCTCTGTCAGTCACATATTCTTCAGTCACAGTCAATCCATTAGATTCATTATAAGCATAGGTGAGTTGCTCTTGCTAATGAATAAAATGCTTTCAGTCTGATAAGTGCATTCTTAGGAAAAACACTAGAAAAAAGGACCTTGATCCTTACTTAGAAAGTTGGTGTAATCATGCAGTTCCAGAAGCAGGGGACTTAACCACTCAACTATTTCTGGGATCTGCGTCATGTGTTTTGAAAGATTACTTTCTGCCCTTTCTGCCTTGTTAGACAGTTATGCATGAAGAGTGATGGGAAGTGTGGGTTAGACATAGAGGAAATAAAACTCAGTGACATTACGACTGTAGAATATGGATGGACTACCTTTTCAAATGCCCTCAAACTCCCCACAGAGAGATGCCAGTGCTGGTCATTATTTGTGTGTTGAGTCTTGTCATCCATTTTTACTCTTGATGTTCTGTCTATCAGCAAAGTGAAGCATCCCCTAACTTCCTCTCTGAATAACAGAATAGGTCAGCTGTCACTCAACACACTGGCTGCCTCCCATTAATTTAATTGACATTAACATGCACACAGGGGACACCAGAACCGTGGGTATGTGTGttcacacgacacacacacacacacacacacacacacacacacacacacacacacacacacacacacacacacacacacacacacacacataagcaaatgcacatacacatacaccgACAGACTGAGTGGACAAATGGAGACCCTGAggtccacacacaaacacccacacacaacaGATGAGTGTGCTTGAAGAGATAAGCACGCTCTTTAGAGGTTTAGggcataaacagaaaaaaaagttgtttttctctcccacaaaaacattatctttgtcgtcttctctttctttttcacagGAAATAGTTGATAAAGATGGACAAAGTAAAGTTTTGTCTTTTACCGTCCCTTCCCTCTCCAAACCCTCAGTGTATCACGAGGTGAGAAACATGAACAAATGAGCGCAGGTCTTTGAATTTGCTTTTCCAGAAATGTTATGttagtgggaaaaaaaaatcatcttctcACCTCTAGCCTTCAGCTATCGGTTCCATGGCCCTAACAGAAGGGGCGCTAGCCAATCATGGGCTGAGCAGGGTGGTGTACAGCGGGCCACACCTCCAGAGAGAGACCTTCACAGCACAAAACAGGTAGGTGCTTCGATGGGCGCACTTGTTTTCAGTCTTCAGGGCGTGTGGCGACGTATCGGCAGGGGTGGAGATTGCACTCTCCGACTCACTAGCTGCCAGTCTGCCTGCTTAGATCCAGCAGGAAACTCCAGCCGACCACCAAAATAGAAATGCACACGATCGAGAATGTACACTCTGTAAAAGAAGCACCAGACAGTTTTGTGGCCAAATGGGTTAAAAACTATATATTCTTAGCTGTTAAGTTTACTCCAAAAGTTAAATTTCATTATGAAGGACTCTAACTACTTCAATTtgacagaaatgtgtatattgatGATGTGTTCGTAGCTACACATGCATTTCCAAACTTGGAATATATTATATTCTAATTTTATTGAAAGGTTTGGGTTGGTGTTTTGCAAAGGAGAGAATTTGAGTAAGTCAgtgggatttttttcccctcactgaTGAAAATCcagacatctttaaaaaaaacatttacacttGAATATGACTACTTTATCGTTCTTATCTGGCAGCATCTTTTTCCACCAggatgtgtgtgagaaagtaATACAACAATCCACAGAGTCTGATAAGGAGCCAGTGATGTATTCTGTTTTCATGGGAAGATAAATTTAGTCAAGCATTCACCATGTATTTTTGACACTTCGCTAAAATGTGAccttttttaagtaaaatgcCCTATGTGCCCCCTGAAGCTGTGACTCCTGTCCTCACAATCAGGCTTACTGTATGAGTGATGTTGagttcagctgctgtcacaccCAATTATCTTATGCGTGGTGCTCTTGTATCCGTGAGGCCCTGTGGCAGTCGTCCAGCTTTGTTGCATTTTAAGCATTGCTGTTGGGGTTTCTTAATTTCTTAAATCCCAGTGGCAGCAGGTCTGGAGGTTGTTGTGGTCTGAGTTGTGTGCTTGGCCTTCAGTTCTGAGTAAGCTGGTCTATTAAGTGTTCTGAggtgatgtaaaaaaaaaaaagaataaatctaataaaaaaatctttaacCTTTTCTCAGTACTTTAGTCTAACACTGCTTGAGAGTCCCTggataaatgattaaaaatagatgatgattttttttgttttcaacttTGTATGTGACAAAACAAGTCTGGCTACATTTTTTTGATCAGGCAGAAGTACCTTCATCTTAATCTCAGATCTGTAGAGGTTACCAGGTAATGCCTAGCTGGCCTGGGTAGCCTTCCATACAAACAACTGCATGTTGTAGTTTCACAAACACAACCATTTTATGATGACTTCAAAATTGCTTTTGTAATCTTTCAATCTCTtctttgtgatattttttttttatctgtgtagACGCTTAACTGTGTCTGTGAATTGCAGTATTATGGTCACAATCTTGGTTTATAAGTCATATCAGTAATGTAATTGGATGTTCAATGTGCTATTTtaagtctgtgtttgtgttgttcagATTTGATGTGCTGACCTTTCTGCTGCTGTGCTACAACGCTGCTCTCAGCTACATGACCTCCACCTCCCTCCAGTCCCTCTGCCAGCTCAGCTCCAGgtgaagcacaaacacaaacgtTATCAGCATAACTTGATTTACTTGGGTCACTTTGTTATGAAGCATTTAaggttttaaacacacacacacacacaaatgtccaTTGTGTGTCACTCAATTTGttgttattcttttcttttgggTAGGAAACttcaacccacacacacacacacagcattgtTTATCTGATCCTCTTATAGACTTTGCTGCCAGAGAGAGCCAAGATACTGCTATTTGGCAGGGAGTTGCAATGTACACACATCCCAGCTCCAGTTATTTTGGTAATCTGCCAACTGTAGCCGAGCACTGGACTGATAAGCATAGAGCTAAAGAGAAGTAATCAGCTTTGATTTCCCTGTGACAGTTTGCTGCATGTCAGATGTTTGACTCCTATAGTTTGAAATGCACAGGTGTTATAACAGTTTTAGCAGGTTTctcttaatttaatttctattGTATGACACCTGTTTGATAATCATCATCTACAGTTTATGCTCAGAAATGGTTCTGCACTTTAACTTAATATGTTTGTATTAAGCcattgatttgtgtgtgtgtgtgtgtgtgtgtgtgtgtgtgtgtgtgtgtgtgtgtgtgtgtgtgtgtgtgtgtgtgtgtgtgtgtgtgtgtgtgtgtgtgtgtgtgtgtgtgtgtgtgtgtgtgtgtgtgtgtgtgtgtgtgtgtgtgtgtgtgtgtgtgtgtgtgtgtgtgtgtgtgtgtgtgtgtgtgtgtgtgtgtgtgtgtgtgtgtgtgtgtgtgtgacctgtgtgtgtgacctgtgtgtgtgacctgtgtgtgtgacctgtgtgtgtgacctgttCTCTCAGTATTGAGCTTGATATCAGGACGCTGTAGGAAGTGAATTGCCTTACTAGAGCTGCAGCCAAGTGGCTGAGTGGAGTGTTTCCCTAATTGAAGCTTCCCTGTTTCACTGATACAAACTCCCCTATTGTGCTTTTATTGGTATTACTCCAGGGTGTGTATATGTGGTTACCCACGGCAACAGATGCGGCGCTACAAAGGCATTAGCTCGCGGCTGACGGTCACATCAGAATTCCTGGTCCAGCTCATCACAGGGATACACTACGCTTTGTGAGTGCTCACACAACACAAATACTTGCTGTTCAGCTTTAACTTTTGCTGTCTTACATTTCTCACAGTTTATCTGTTTATTGTTACACATTTTGCTTTAAATCTGCTCACTGTGCACTATGACAGTGTTCAAATTATTCTTATCATGTGTACCTGTTAAAAAGATGTTGTACTGTATAGTATCTTTGCCAAAAACAACAgttgtacttaaaaaaaaaaaaaaaaatgtacagaaagACTGTTCTGGGTCTAATCACATAATCAAGCTTGTACTCTTACACTTATTtgctgtgtgttaatgtgtctgtgaGCAGGTGTAATGGGGAAGTGGAACTGGGATCCAAAGCGCTGGACGACGTTCTGTATCGGGCCCAGTTAGAGTTGTTCCCTGAAGCTCTACTGGTGGGTACAATAATATCTTTTTCTGCTACTATCACAGCTCCCTTTactatgtttgtttttggacttttgtgggtgtgtgtgtgtgcgagcatGTGACTCGGATGCACATGCTCGCCTGTGGTTTTGATTCATATGCAGCACACTAtgctgtattgtgtgtgtgtcagagacgGCTAGCAGAGTGTAATCCCACTAGATTATTTACATgctttcctctctgctctgttaaGCTGTAATCCTTAAGGCCCAGGCAGTAGAGGATTGAACCTAAGCTTACAGTATTACTATGCAAGTCAAGGTGTATTCCTCTACAACAATCAAAACACATGACTTTTGGATATACAAAAATACGAATGGTGTTAGAGttgggaaatatgtttttaaaatacagaaactGGCTTGTTGACAAATACCATGAACACAGATGCTGTAGAGGAAGAggttgtctttctttttttctttttttttcaggtgtACTTTACTGTAGCAGTGGAATGCGCCAGGTGGCTGGTAGCTTAGCATAGCTTGGTGATGTGTCCCTTATGAGACCAATAGGCTGCAGCCACCAAGACAAAAGACATGTTGTGTTGTGATTATGATGCCATCTACCTCCCATTACGTACTCAACTGTTACATGTTCATTAGTGAGTGTTTCCTGTGAGAGCAGAGGATATTATATAAAGATTTGTGAAATAAtgatataaagaaaacaaaaaggcttTGTACTTTTCTCTATATAACACTATTTGGTCAGTGTGTGCTAAGCTTATCCCCTCAAGAAATGGGATTATTGATCGGATGTTATTGGTTTGGTCACATGATCTGAACTTCAATCTGACTTAAGAGAAAAACCAGTCTTAGTGGTACCAACAAAGCTGCTCTTACAGCTACAGTGTGATGGGCCAGTGCTTGCACAGTTTTCTCATGTGCATGATCTACCCGTGTCTGTCCTGGACTTTAGCATttgaacaaaacatttttcttgtaGCTGTACTTACTGAACAGaacttagtgtttttttttaattacttttttagcAAAGCTGAAAACAGACTTCGTCCTTCTTAATTGGTAAGATTCAGCACTATAAAATACTGCAAATCATACTTAATAATTTACTGCCGCCAATGActaaaaagtagaaaaacatcaacaaagcatgaat from Scomber scombrus chromosome 16, fScoSco1.1, whole genome shotgun sequence includes the following:
- the hycc1 gene encoding hyccin isoform X1 → MLAMDQGVVEDWLSEFKTLPDSAVSNYATSLKDKGVLVPALYKVIRENYSDLLEPVCHQLFEFYRSGEPQLQRFTLQFLPELLWSLLSVSAARDPHTSGCIEALLLGIYNLEIVDKDGQSKVLSFTVPSLSKPSVYHEPSAIGSMALTEGALANHGLSRVVYSGPHLQRETFTAQNRFDVLTFLLLCYNAALSYMTSTSLQSLCQLSSRVCICGYPRQQMRRYKGISSRLTVTSEFLVQLITGIHYALCNGEVELGSKALDDVLYRAQLELFPEALLVGNAIKSTLHGAALKSNNKEGARSIQVEITPTSSRISRNAVTSLSIRGHRWKRHESQEVSVDSEAVLGGVAIPEISVTGVGGERMTNGDSMRPRPEGRAQSDGETLGGASEVSVDPRGHDSSTRGQEVRRQKSVRRMVENEGSGSASTGRSQY
- the hycc1 gene encoding hyccin isoform X2, which translates into the protein MLAMDQGVVEDWLSEFKTLPDSAVSNYATSLKDKGVLVPALYKVIRENYSDLLEPVCHQLFEFYRSGEPQLQRFTLQFLPELLWSLLSVSAARDPHTSGCIEALLLGIYNLEIVDKDGQSKVLSFTVPSLSKPSVYHEPSAIGSMALTEGALANHGLSRVVYSGPHLQRETFTAQNRFDVLTFLLLCYNAALSYMTSTSLQSLCQLSSRVCICGYPRQQMRRYKGISSRLTVTSEFLVQLITGIHYALCNGEVELGSKALDDVLYRAQLELFPEALLVGNAIKSTLHGAALKSNNKEGARSIQVEITPTSSRISRNAVTSLSIRGHRWKRHDAVDLGSPDELMDISEVDEGVWPGGVGPDMTPPTITISNSVTTLNLGAKAMKKCRLGVRTNKDKEAGPLTTGRAASESAELSVKRLTLTSSQSVPKAGALTSLTRTASAVFSRSFEQVASGNAPPSSNHISSEAGRYSCSLQEEGMGYLSPGPNHTQRSPSISVHLGSDL